In the genome of Populus nigra chromosome 9, ddPopNigr1.1, whole genome shotgun sequence, one region contains:
- the LOC133702720 gene encoding protein LSD1, with protein sequence MQSQVVCRGCRSLLLYPSGATNVCCALCSTVTSIPAPGMDVAQLICRGCRTLLMYARGATTVRCSCCHIVNFAPGPNQVAHVNCGNCQTTLMYPNGAPSVKCAVCHYVTNISMANVRVPLPANRPSGIGGTMPSTSTTQTVVVENPMSVDESGKLVSNVVVGVTTEKK encoded by the exons atgcAGAGCCAGGTGGTGTGTAGAGGGTGTAGAAGTTTATTGTTATATCCAAGTGGAGCTACTAATGTTTGTTGTGCTTTATGTAGTACCGTTACCTCTATTCCTGCTCCTG GGATGGACGTGGCTCAACTCATATGTCGAGGTTGCAGGACATTGCTAATGTATGCACGGGGGGCAACAACTGTGAGATGCTCCTGCTGCCACATAGTGAACTTTGCACCAG GACCTAACCAGGTTGCTCATGTCAACTGTGGGAACTGCCAGACTACACTTATGTATCCGAATGGTGCTCCATCTGTCAAGTGTGCGGTCTGTCACTATGTTACTAACATTAGT ATGGCTAATGTGAGAGTTCCGCTTCCAGCAAACAGACCTAGTGGTATAGGTGGAACAATGCCGTCTACTTCAACA ACTCAAACTGTCGTTGTGGAAAACCCTATGTCTGTTGATGAAAGTGGCAAATTG GTTAGCAATGTTGTTGTTGGTGTCactacagaaaaaaaataa
- the LOC133702587 gene encoding CASP-like protein 1B1 produces MGLQNEEKLELGCTGLQPKPKKWVLLMVRVVAFLATAAATLVMALNKETKTLVVATVGNTPIKVTLTAKFQHTPAFVFFVIANGMASFHNLVMIMVELCGQKLDYKGMRLAMVAILDMMTVALVSGGASAATFMAELGKNGNSHARWDKICDKFETFCDHGGAALIASSAGLILMMIISVMSIMKLLIKPKSDSS; encoded by the exons ATGGGCTTGCAAAATGAAGAAAAGCTTGAGCTTGGATGCACTGGCTTACAGCCAAAGCCAAAGAAATGGGTTCTCTTGATGGTAAGGGTGGTTGCATTCTTGGCCACAGCAGCTGCAACACTTGTGATGGCGCTCAACAAAGAAACCAAAACTCTTGTTGTTGCCACTGTTGGGAATACCCCAATAAAAGTCACCCTCACTGCCAAGTTTCAACACACCCCAGCATTCGT GTTCTTTGTTATAGCTAATGGAATGGCTAGTTTCCATAACTTGGTGATGATTATGGTGGAGCTTTGTGGTCAGAAGCTTGATTACAAAGGAATGCGCCTTGCCATGGTCGCCATTTTAGATATG ATGACAGTGGCTCTGGTATCAGGAGGGGCTAGTGCTGCGACTTTCATGGCTGAGCTAGGCAAGAACGGAAATTCTCATGCAAGGTGGGACAAGATTTGTGACAAATTTGAGACCTTTTGTGATCATGGTGGTGCTGCACTCATTGCTTCCTCTGCCGGCCTTATTCTCATGATGATTATTAGTGTCATGTCGATCATGAAGCTTCTAATTAAACCAAAATCTGACAGCAGCTAG
- the LOC133702623 gene encoding lysine-specific demethylase JMJ18-like gives MEQFKSPAESHLKEVKARWDPDEACRPIIEDAPVFYPTVEEFENTLDYISKIRAKAEPYGICRIVPPPSWSPPCRLKEKDTWKHNKFSTRIQFVELLQNREPMRKKCKSRKRKRRRQLRMGITRRTNRRRTNSCSESNVASETDETFGFLSGSDFTLEEFEKEAAYFKECYFGVKHLMDGVTVNQKLEPSVEDIEGEYWRIVEKPTDEVKVLYGADLETVTFGSGFPKASALMTKGDSDQYVVSGWNLNNLPRLPGSVLCFEGCDISGVLVPWLYIGMCFSSFCWHVEDHHLYSLNYLHWGDQKIWYGVPESHASNLEDAMRKHLPDLFEEQPDLLHCLVTQLSPTVLKAEGVPVYRVVQHSGEFVLTFPRAYHSGFNCGFNCAEAVNVAPVDWLAHGQHAVELYSEQQHKTSISHDKLLMGAAQEAICALKELLLLGKETPENLRWRSACGKDGVLTMAVKTRVKMEQERIKCLPTNLRLQKMEKDFDLQNERECFSCFYDLHLSAVSCKCSPKRFACLKHASQFCSCEIEHRYVLLRYTLDELNTLVDGLEGESYALNKWASGEHRLVSVGDNDTHVPELELDGEELQTSYSKRQESPPCSSKAEENLSTKGSCSFSSNTYSEVIQSGSHHNNFNKEALFMKNEVKMKQEGCIDLNIDVMSIDRESKLLLVSDSCSKNVKETHGSPCMQDTHFSSDAAKEQGREQAAGDCKSELHELSNKNQPSYSMFGASCKKLFGVDLSFPPSHSVMSAKSFKTEMVEGSDVRSVTNQSSPVKKLNPCVEPINVGSVIFGKLWCCKQAIFPKGFRSQVKFFSVRDPTKICTYISEVQDAGPLGPLFKVSLEECPGEIFADVSIEKCWEMVLQRLNGEILRRNSLGERDLPPLEPLQSINGLEMFGFRSPPIVQAIEALDPDHRCVEYWNHRLVNLRNASEVKQPSFGSRCCLAETKEKADINLLTQDPGSLCVGGHHSVDEDVQHVLRGLFKKASPEELKIMHRILCSDTQSAEQRVAFTTLMEEIQKTSR, from the exons ATGGAACAGTTCAAATCTCCTGCAGAATCTCATCTCAAAGAG GTAAAAGCCAGATGGGATCCAGATGAAGCTTGTAGGCCTATCATTGAGGATGCTCCAGTGTTTTATCCAACTGTTGAG GAATTTGAGAATACACTTGATTATATATCAAAGATACGTGCAAAAGCAGAGCCATATGGTATATGCCGGATTGTCCCTCCACCTTCATGGAGTCCACCTTGCCGCCTCAAAGAGAAAGATACATGGAAACATAATAAGTTTTCTACACGAATTCAGTTTGTTGAATTGCTTCAAAATAGAGAGCCAATGAGAAAGAAATGTAAAAGTCGGAAACGGAAAAGAAGGAGACAATTAAGGATGGGAATCACAAGAAGAACCAACAGGAGACGTACCAATTCTTGTTCAGAAAGTAATGTTGCGTCTGAGACCGATGAGACATTTGGATTCCTTTCTGGTTCTGATTTCACTCTTGAAGAATTTGAGAAAGAAGCTGCTTATTTCAAAGAGTGCTACTTTGGAGTGAAGCATCTCATGGATGGTGTGACTGTAAACCAGAAATTGGAGCCTTCTGTTGAGGATATTGAAGGTGAATACTGGCGGATTGTTGAGAAACCAACAGACGAGGTTAAG GTACTCTATGGAGCTGATTTGGAAACGGTAACATTTGGAAGTGGGTTTCCTAAGGCTTCAGCCTTGATGACCAAAGGTGATTCAGATCAGTATGTGGTATCTGGTTGGAATCTAAACAACTTACCACGCCTGCCAGGTTCTGTGCTGTGTTTTGAAGGATGTGATATCTCAGGAGTTTTAGTTCCATGGCTGTATATTGGAATGTGTTTCTCATCATTTTGTTGG CATGTTGAGGACCACCACTTGTATTCGCTGAACTATTTACATTGGGGTGATCAAAAGATATGGTATGGTGTACCTGAAAGCCATGCTTCCAATTTGGAAGATGCAATGAGAAAGCATTTACCTGATTTGTTTGAAGAACAACCTGATCTACTTCATTGTCTG GTAACTCAACTATCTCCCACGGTTTTAAAAGCTGAGGGTGTGCCAGTATATCGGGTGGTCCAACACTCTGGGGAGTTTGTTCTAACCTTTCCTAGAGCATACCACTCTGGCTTTAATTGTGGCTTCAACTGTGCGGAGGCAGTCAATGTAGCCCCTGTTGATTGGTTGGCACATGGACAGCATGCAGTTGAGCTTTACAGTGAGCAGCAGCACAAGACATCTATATCTCATGACAAGCTACTGATGGGAGCAGCTCAGGAAGCAATCTGTGCCCTTAAGGAACTGTTACTTCTTGGAAAGGAAACTCCTGAAAATTTAAGGTGGAGGAGTGCCTGCGGGAAGGACGGAGTGCTTACCATGGCAGTTAAG ACAAGGGTGAAGATGGAGCAGGAAAGAATAAAGTGTCTTCCAACTAATTTAAGACTACAAAAGATGGAAAAGGACTTTGATTTGCAAAATGAGAGAGAATGTTTCTCGTGCTTCTATGACTTGCATTTATCTGCGGTGAGCTGTAAGTGCTCCCCTAAACGATTTGCTTGCCTTAAACATGCAAGCCAATTTTGTTCCTGTGAAATAGAACATAGGTATGTCCTCCTTCGCTACACTCTGGATGAATTGAACACTCTGGTTGATGGATTGGAGGGAGAATCATATGCTCTGAATAAATGGGCATCTGGAGAACACAGATTGGTTTCTGTTGGTGATAATGACACTCATGTGCCTGAGCTTGAACTTGATGGCGAGGAATTGCAAACCAGCTATTCTAAGAGACAGGAAAGTCCACCTTGTTCTTCAAAAGCAGAAGAAAACTTAAGCACCAAAGGCTCTTGCAGTTTTAGTAGCAATACTTATTCAGAAGTAATCCAGTCAGGGAGTCATCACAACAACTTTAACAAAGAAGCTTTGTTTATGAAAAACGAAGTTAAGATGAAGCAAGAGGGATGCATTGATTTGAACATTGATGTTATGTCTATTGACCGGGAAAGTAAGCTTCTGCTTGTATCTGATAGCTGTAGTAAAAATGTGAAGGAGACGCATGGTTCACCATGCATGCAAGACACACATTTCAGTTCAGATGCAGCAAAAGAACAAGGCAGGGAACAAGCTGCTGGAGACTGTAAATCTGAGTTGCATGAATTGTCAAACAAGAACCAGCCTTCATATTCAATGTTCGGTGCATCTTGTAAGAAGCTGTTTGGGGTTGATCTTTCATTTCCACCTTCACATTCAGTGATGTCAGCAAAGAGCTTCAAAACTGAAATGGTTGAGGGATCAGATGTAAGATCCGTAACAAACCAAAGCAGCCCAGTGAAGAAATTGAATCCTTGTGTGGAACCAATAAATGTAGGATCTGTCATTTTTGGAAAGCTTTGGTGCTGTAAGCAGGCCATATTCCCTAAAG GATTTAGAAGCCAGGTGAAGTTCTTTAGTGTTCGTGATCCAACAAAAATTTGTACCTATATTTCAGAAGTACAGGATGCTGGTCCTCTTGGCCCTCTTTTCAAG GTATCTTTAGAAGAATGCCCTGGTGAGATATTTGCTGATGTTTCAATTGAGAAGTGCTGGGAGATGGTTCTGCAAAGACTAAACGGAGAAATTCTAAGACGAAACAGCCTAGGAGAAAGAGACCTTCCCCCTTTGGAGCCTTTGCAGAGCATTAATGGGCTGGAAATGTTTGGATTTCGCTCCCCACCAATTGTTCAG GCTATTGAGGCTCTTGACCCCGATCATCGGTGTGTGGAATACTGGAATCACAGGCTTGTGAATTTGAGGAATGCAAGTGAAGTCAAGCAGCCCTCATTTGGATCACGTTGCTGTCTTGCAGAAACAAAGGAAAAGGCTGACATTAACCTTCTGACACAGGACCCTGGTAGTTTATGTGTAGGAGGTCATCATTCGGTTGATGAAGACGTGCAGCATGTGCTGCGAGGATTATTCAAGAAAGCAAGTCCAGAAGAGTTAAAAATAATGCACAGAATACTCTGCAGTGACACGCAAAGTGCCGAACAGAGAGTAGCATTCACAACACTGATGGAAGAGATTCAGAAAACaagtagataa